A genomic window from Streptomyces sp. NBC_01429 includes:
- the recR gene encoding recombination mediator RecR: MYEGVVQDLIDELGRLPGVGPKSAQRIAFHILQAEPTDVRRLAHSLLEVKDKVRFCAVCGNVAQEERCGICRDARRDVTVICVVEEPKDVVAIERTREFRGKYHVLGGAISPIEGVGPDDLRIRELLARLADGTVTELILATDPNLEGEATATYLARMIKPMGLRVTRLASGLPVGGDLEYADEVTLGRAFEGRRLLDV; the protein is encoded by the coding sequence TTGTACGAAGGCGTGGTCCAGGACCTCATCGACGAACTGGGCAGGCTGCCCGGCGTCGGTCCCAAGAGCGCGCAGCGGATCGCCTTCCACATCCTCCAGGCCGAGCCGACCGACGTCCGCCGCCTCGCGCACTCTCTCCTTGAGGTCAAGGACAAGGTCCGCTTCTGCGCCGTGTGCGGCAATGTCGCGCAGGAGGAGCGCTGCGGGATCTGCCGCGACGCGCGCCGCGACGTGACGGTGATCTGCGTGGTGGAGGAGCCGAAGGACGTCGTCGCCATCGAGCGGACCCGCGAGTTCCGGGGGAAGTACCACGTGCTCGGCGGCGCGATCAGCCCCATCGAGGGCGTCGGCCCCGACGATCTGCGGATCCGCGAGCTGCTGGCCCGTCTCGCCGACGGCACGGTCACCGAACTCATCCTGGCGACCGACCCCAACCTGGAGGGCGAGGCCACGGCCACCTACCTCGCCCGCATGATCAAGCCGATGGGGCTGCGGGTCACCCGACTCGCCAGCGGTCTGCCCGTCGGCGGCGACCTGGAATATGCCGATGAGGTCACGCTCGGGCGGGCCTTCGAGGGGAGACGACTTCTCGATGTCTGA
- a CDS encoding DUF5063 domain-containing protein, with protein MSDATLHAVNQDPDDFAVQIADQIESFIVAVTEVAKGDEPDSAVPFLLLEFSQLMLAGGRLGAHEDILPDERYEPDLGPEPDVDDLRERFAVILEPIDVYSEVFDPYEPRKAPVPSRISDDIAGVVTDLRHGMAHYRAGRTTEALWWWQFSYFSNWGSTASATLRALQSLVAHVRLDQPLPALDGLDTDQELTEDAEAVLAEEAGRVMAEEIAGPLGLRTVR; from the coding sequence ATGTCTGACGCAACGCTGCACGCCGTCAACCAGGATCCGGACGACTTCGCGGTCCAGATCGCCGACCAGATCGAGAGCTTCATCGTCGCCGTCACGGAAGTGGCGAAGGGCGACGAGCCGGACAGCGCCGTACCGTTCCTGCTGCTGGAGTTCTCCCAGCTCATGCTGGCCGGCGGCCGGCTGGGCGCGCACGAGGACATCCTTCCCGACGAACGGTACGAGCCCGATCTCGGCCCCGAGCCGGACGTGGACGACCTGCGCGAGCGCTTCGCCGTGATCCTGGAGCCGATCGACGTCTACTCCGAGGTCTTCGACCCGTACGAGCCGCGCAAGGCCCCCGTCCCCTCCCGTATCTCCGACGACATCGCGGGCGTCGTCACGGACCTGCGCCACGGCATGGCCCACTACCGGGCGGGCCGTACGACCGAGGCACTGTGGTGGTGGCAGTTCTCCTACTTCTCCAACTGGGGCTCCACCGCCTCCGCGACCCTCCGCGCCCTCCAGTCCCTGGTCGCCCATGTCCGCCTGGACCAGCCCCTGCCGGCGCTCGACGGTTTGGACACGGACCAGGAGCTGACGGAGGACGCCGAGGCGGTGCTCGCGGAGGAAGCGGGCAGGGTCATGGCGGAGGAGATCGCGGGCCCGCTGGGGCTGCGGACGGTGCGGTAG
- a CDS encoding YbaB/EbfC family nucleoid-associated protein has translation MIPGGGQPNMQDLLQQAQKMQQDLARAQEELAATEVEGQAGGGLVKATVNGSGELRGLVIDPKAVDPDDTETLADLVVAAVHAANDNAQQLQQEKLGPLAQGLGGMPGLPF, from the coding sequence GTGATTCCCGGTGGTGGCCAGCCCAATATGCAGGATCTGCTCCAGCAGGCCCAGAAGATGCAGCAGGACCTGGCGCGAGCCCAGGAAGAGCTTGCGGCGACCGAGGTCGAGGGCCAGGCGGGCGGTGGTCTCGTCAAGGCCACGGTCAACGGCTCGGGCGAGCTGCGCGGCCTGGTGATCGACCCGAAGGCGGTGGACCCCGACGACACGGAGACCCTCGCGGACCTGGTCGTCGCCGCCGTCCACGCGGCCAATGACAACGCGCAGCAGCTTCAGCAGGAGAAGCTCGGCCCGCTGGCGCAGGGACTGGGCGGCATGCCGGGTCTGCCCTTCTAA
- a CDS encoding class I SAM-dependent methyltransferase: MADDRTDHGYLLDNRQSEAGIRFDALSELFDPVTFRHVDQLGIATGMRCWEVGAGGPSVPLGLAERVGPSGAVVATDIDVSWTRDVAGGVIEVLRHDVAADPPPPGSFDLVHARLVLIHIPDRTEALRRMVQALRPGGWLLLEDADPGLQPLPCPDESGPEQRLANRLRSDFRALMTARGADLSYGRTLPRLLREAGLDDVRADAYFPITSPACAVLEAATVRQTRGLLVAEGLATDEEIDRHLANVATGRLDVGTAPMVSAWGRRP; the protein is encoded by the coding sequence ATGGCTGACGACCGCACGGACCACGGCTATCTGCTGGACAACCGGCAGTCGGAGGCGGGAATCCGCTTCGACGCCCTCAGCGAGCTGTTCGATCCGGTGACGTTCCGGCACGTCGACCAGCTCGGGATCGCGACCGGGATGCGGTGTTGGGAGGTCGGCGCCGGTGGTCCGTCCGTACCCCTCGGGCTGGCCGAGCGGGTCGGGCCCTCGGGGGCGGTGGTCGCCACCGACATCGACGTGTCCTGGACCCGGGACGTCGCCGGTGGCGTGATCGAGGTGCTGCGCCACGACGTGGCGGCCGACCCGCCGCCGCCCGGCAGCTTCGACCTCGTCCACGCCCGGCTGGTCCTCATCCACATCCCCGACCGGACCGAGGCGCTGCGCCGGATGGTCCAGGCACTGCGGCCCGGCGGGTGGCTGCTCCTGGAGGACGCCGATCCGGGACTTCAGCCGCTGCCGTGTCCGGACGAGTCGGGCCCCGAGCAGCGGCTCGCCAACCGGCTGCGGTCCGACTTCCGCGCCCTGATGACGGCGCGCGGCGCCGATCTCTCGTACGGGCGGACGCTGCCCCGGCTGCTGCGGGAGGCCGGTCTCGACGACGTACGGGCCGACGCGTACTTCCCGATCACCTCGCCGGCGTGTGCCGTCCTGGAGGCCGCGACCGTACGGCAGACTCGCGGGCTTCTGGTGGCGGAAGGGCTCGCCACCGACGAGGAGATCGACCGGCACCTCGCGAACGTCGCCACCGGACGCCTCGACGTCGGCACCGCGCCGATGGTCTCCGCCTGGGGACGCCGCCCGTAG
- a CDS encoding ATP-binding protein: MSTTIVMRFARTAASVPSARSFTRGVLRDARLDRCELDDILLCVSELATNALRHGVPVGGAFLLRVQLADAHVRVECHDANRRRPRLRHPADDDQGGRGLLLVEALASRWGTGERPFGKFVWFEVDHKR; the protein is encoded by the coding sequence ATGTCCACCACCATCGTCATGCGCTTCGCCCGCACCGCCGCCTCCGTGCCGTCCGCCCGTTCCTTCACCCGGGGCGTTCTGCGCGACGCCCGCCTCGACCGTTGCGAGTTGGACGACATCCTTCTCTGCGTCTCGGAGTTGGCGACCAACGCCCTGCGGCACGGCGTGCCCGTGGGCGGGGCGTTTCTGCTGCGGGTGCAGCTCGCGGACGCGCACGTGCGCGTCGAGTGCCACGACGCGAACCGCCGGCGTCCGCGCCTACGGCATCCCGCCGACGACGACCAGGGCGGGCGGGGGCTGTTGCTGGTGGAGGCGCTCGCGTCGCGGTGGGGTACGGGGGAGAGACCGTTCGGGAAGTTCGTGTGGTTCGAGGTGGACCACAAGCGGTGA
- a CDS encoding helix-turn-helix domain-containing protein, with protein MSLQNQNPQPRQQSQTQTPIAWRYAGDQVKRWRTKAGLSREELGRAAAYAPDTIKSMEQGVRMPTPKLLDAADDLFRAEGLLSAAKQYLRREKFPARAQDFMAHEREAISLWWYEVALIPGLLQTDACMRKLIGGFAPPLGQDVVEERVAARRERQEILTRKPTVACCFVLYESALRGPQVDREQLLHLLKTSEASNISLQVLPFKRAIPVAMDGPMVLLEAGDHAHSVYTEGPFTGELTSDPEQVSLAIERLGMIRMEALGTEASTRFLEQMVNEL; from the coding sequence GTGTCCCTTCAGAACCAGAACCCTCAGCCGCGACAGCAGTCCCAGACGCAGACCCCCATTGCCTGGCGATACGCGGGTGACCAGGTGAAACGCTGGCGTACGAAGGCGGGCCTGAGCCGGGAGGAACTGGGCCGGGCCGCCGCGTACGCGCCGGACACGATCAAGTCGATGGAGCAGGGCGTACGGATGCCGACGCCGAAGCTGCTGGACGCGGCGGATGACTTGTTTCGTGCGGAGGGGCTGCTGAGCGCGGCGAAGCAGTATCTGCGGCGGGAGAAGTTCCCGGCGCGGGCGCAGGATTTCATGGCGCATGAGCGTGAGGCGATCAGCCTGTGGTGGTACGAAGTTGCCTTGATCCCAGGCTTGTTGCAGACGGATGCGTGTATGAGGAAGCTGATTGGCGGTTTCGCGCCGCCACTCGGCCAAGACGTGGTCGAAGAAAGGGTTGCAGCCCGCCGGGAGCGTCAGGAGATCCTCACCCGTAAGCCGACTGTGGCGTGCTGTTTCGTACTGTACGAATCAGCTCTGCGCGGTCCGCAGGTGGACCGAGAGCAATTGCTCCACCTCCTGAAGACGTCCGAGGCGTCTAACATCTCGCTCCAAGTGCTCCCGTTCAAGAGGGCCATTCCGGTGGCTATGGACGGCCCCATGGTGCTGCTTGAGGCGGGCGATCACGCGCACAGTGTGTATACGGAAGGCCCGTTTACGGGTGAGTTGACGTCCGATCCTGAGCAAGTCAGTCTGGCGATCGAGCGGCTTGGCATGATCCGCATGGAAGCCCTCGGGACCGAGGCTTCGACCCGCTTCCTGGAACAGATGGTGAATGAGCTATGA
- a CDS encoding SLATT domain-containing protein codes for MSQPEMQPGGPAREEGPSSGARYGEGPGESAGGAGTEGAEGAGDATGEAEGTTVYGDLTGGPFPLGDWGEPAERLDELYRWVETGALRTVDWYLTDRLRKRRFARALRATTAVAVTAGAALPLLDVTGALSGAAGWGYLSLILGAACVACDRYCGLSSGWMRAVATAQAVQRRLQTLQFDWASECVREVLGPTEGTASEAAERCLAVLRRFTEDVTELVRVETADWMVEFRSGPAPLMMQSLPLVGTRNEGHVQPTGRFPLPPGARPNMPRQRPPETR; via the coding sequence GTGAGCCAGCCGGAGATGCAGCCCGGAGGCCCTGCCCGGGAGGAGGGCCCCTCGTCCGGTGCCAGGTACGGGGAGGGGCCCGGCGAGAGCGCCGGGGGCGCGGGCACGGAGGGCGCGGAAGGCGCGGGGGACGCCACCGGTGAGGCCGAGGGCACCACCGTGTACGGCGACCTGACCGGAGGCCCCTTCCCGCTCGGCGACTGGGGCGAACCGGCGGAGCGGCTCGACGAGCTGTACCGCTGGGTCGAGACGGGGGCGCTGCGCACCGTCGACTGGTACCTGACCGACCGGTTACGCAAGCGACGGTTCGCGCGCGCTTTGCGGGCCACCACGGCCGTCGCCGTGACGGCGGGGGCGGCGCTGCCGCTGCTGGACGTGACGGGCGCGCTGTCCGGGGCCGCCGGCTGGGGGTACCTGTCGCTGATCCTGGGCGCGGCGTGCGTGGCGTGCGACCGGTACTGCGGGCTGTCGTCCGGCTGGATGCGGGCGGTGGCGACGGCGCAGGCGGTGCAGCGGCGCTTGCAGACGCTCCAGTTCGACTGGGCCTCGGAGTGCGTGCGGGAGGTGCTCGGCCCGACGGAGGGCACGGCGAGCGAGGCCGCCGAACGGTGCCTGGCGGTGCTCAGGCGCTTCACGGAGGACGTCACGGAGCTGGTGCGGGTGGAGACGGCCGACTGGATGGTCGAGTTCCGCTCGGGCCCCGCGCCGCTGATGATGCAGTCGCTGCCGCTGGTCGGGACGCGGAACGAGGGCCACGTACAGCCCACGGGCCGCTTCCCGCTCCCGCCGGGCGCCCGGCCGAACATGCCACGGCAGAGGCCGCCGGAGACGCGGTAG